A window of Castanea sativa cultivar Marrone di Chiusa Pesio chromosome 8, ASM4071231v1 genomic DNA:
TTgtgtctttcttcttttcctcttcttcaacCTTGATGTACGAGTCACCTCTATACCTCTTGTAAAGGTCACCTTTGTAGAACTCCTTAGTTCTCACCACCAAAATCACCGAAATGAAGGCTGCAATTAATGTTGCAAGAGCCATAACTTTAAAAGATAGGTTAAAACACTGAACCCCTTTGCAAACCTTATTTTTTTGGCTCCCCAATCCAGGCATCTTCTTTGCCTCCCTGTCATATAACCTTCCAGTGAGCTCTTTATTGAATAGATACGACCCAATTGGACTTGCCATTTGTCCACAATTGAACAGCGTGGAGTAGTGCTTGAGCCCAAAGATCTCAGAAATGATAGCAAAAACCAATGGTAATTGTGCACCAAATGTGAAACCGATGATCAAAGATGCCACATAGATTGAACCAGAGAAGGGAAAAGCGATCATAACGAGTCCAATGCTTAAGAGGAAAAGCACAGCTGACAAAAGAACTGGACGAGGAACCTTATATTTCATGAGTAAGATTTCTGATATAAACCCAGAGAAGACTCTTCCTGAGTAATTCCAAATGCTAACCATTGATACAAAGGTCTTCACGGTTTTCTGCTCATATAAAAGGGCCTCTCCAATTTGTCCTAGATTATCAATGGCTGTTAAGCATGATCCAAGTCCAACAAGTGTGGCAATAAATATAATCAACATGTCAATGCTGAATATTGCTTGTAAGATGCTATAGTCTTCCCCTCTTGGTGGCTTGTTAAATACATCAGCAAAGAAAGACTTTTTAGGCTCTTCTCCTTTCTTAGAAGGGTTTTGTTGGAGCTCATCCGGTTGTAATTTCTCGATAATTATGTCATTTGGGTGCTCTCTTATTTGCCTCCATAGTAACACCTCTTGCCTTATGGCCACCACGCCAGGAAGGAACACAAAAACGCAAGCAACTATGGCACTTGCCATATAGGCCGTCGCCGAAAAGTTTACACGTTGTTGGGTCAGAGTCATTGCCATCAAGAACACAGCTAGTGCTGCTGAGAGATAGaggaaatgataaaaaatattcacCTCATTTGATTGCTTCACCGTGACCTCTTTTTCACGAATGGTATACAAAAACAGTAACGATATAATTGCAGGCAGCCAGCCTATGAATAGGATCAATGAGGTAGAATCATCACCATATATGGCTAAGTACAGTTGTGTAAGTAACGAGCCACTAAGCCCCACGTACCCTTTCAACAGACCCAACATAATAGATCGACTCTCAGGAAAATTCTTGACACAGGTGACTAGAGAACCTGTGTTTGCAAAATTCTGAGAATTGGCTGCAATGAAAATGTAGAGACACATTTGCCAAAACTGTGGCTTTGCAATCCTGCCTGTCACAGCCAACCATATCATAAAGTAGCCTACAAAGTTGGTCAATGAGCCAAGGAGGAGTATAAACCAGGTTGGGGTAATCTCAGCAATAAGCCCTGACACAATCCCTACACTAGCACCAATATCCTTACAAGAACTCATTGTGTTCAGCATGGTTTGGTTGTATCCAAGGTTCTTCTTGATGTCACTGGAATAGACTGCAAAAAGGTAAGTTGCACCTGCACCAGCCATGATCAGAAACGAGGCAAAAACCGAGGTCCACCGACCGGTCACCAAATGACGAGCCAAACCACAGCTCTGCAACTCAGCCATTATGCCTCTAATGCTCTGATAATGGCCAAGAGAGAGGAGTTTAATTTGTTTATgggatttagaatttaaattaataattgggTTCTGGGTACGTATTCGAAGAAATGagctatatataaataaaccaaatgGAGGACTAGTTAGTTTATGCAATTAGCTAATTGATGGTTTTCCAATTTATCAAGTAGTTACTAGAAAGTTGTTTTCATGGGATGATAAGGGAGAGGATGGTGTTGTCGAGTTTGTAGTTTTCTTAACAATAATCAGTTTGGTCCTTAGGTAATTGGCCTATCATCATTCTATGGATATCCtcaacaagaaacaaaacactACTCGTGGTTCAGTGCTGATGTTTGTTGCAACAATGTAAGAGTGTTACATAACAGCTAGGCTATAAGAtaggaatataaaaataattaaataacagTTGATTTTGATACCATTAATATAAGTGTGTTAGATTGAAAGGTATGGTTAAAAGCACTAAACATAACAGTTCTAACCTCAATTTACTTAGTTAATTTAAcgaaaaaaatcaaatccctAGTAATAGTTATAAGGTGGTTCAACAGAAAGATGAACTTAACAACCCAGATCAAGATGACCATTCATAGCGAGGGTAAAAGTGCTACTTGGTGAACGTCAGAACATAATTTAGCAACATATTATTAAGAGACTGACTACTTTGAgatttttagcccaaaaaacaaaaactactgAAAGATAGGACGACTACAATTTTTAAGAGattaagggcttgtttggtaacgttgtttgtattttttagaaatacgtataagtgaaaaaatgtgtaaaaatacgtgtaatgttgtttaaaaactgaaaattattgctCAAAATCCCACACCAAACGGCCCCTAAAATGTTTGACACCCTTAAACCAACACAATAAAACATATTAATAGAAAGCTCAATATTcgaaaatatataataatttttaaaaataattttttttattaaatttttgggcttaattaaattttttacattGTAAAACCGATAAAATTGCATTTTATCCGCCAATAGaagatgtctttttttcttttctttcttttcctttttcttttcctatttaaGAGgtcttactttttttaaaaaaaatggcaatACTATAAGACAAATAGacataatatattttatcattACTTGGtcgttttaatttttatttcactaATACCAAGTGTACATAATTAGTATGCATATAGAAGGGatggaaaataatattttgcaaTTTGCATAAAATCTTTCATTacactctcaagtctcaacatcCTCTTTTCATAAATTTTGCTGTCATAAAcgagagaaataatatgtccatTACATTTTTACAAtgctttcataacaaattttaaatgg
This region includes:
- the LOC142606336 gene encoding protein NUCLEAR FUSION DEFECTIVE 4-like gives rise to the protein MAELQSCGLARHLVTGRWTSVFASFLIMAGAGATYLFAVYSSDIKKNLGYNQTMLNTMSSCKDIGASVGIVSGLIAEITPTWFILLLGSLTNFVGYFMIWLAVTGRIAKPQFWQMCLYIFIAANSQNFANTGSLVTCVKNFPESRSIMLGLLKGYVGLSGSLLTQLYLAIYGDDSTSLILFIGWLPAIISLLFLYTIREKEVTVKQSNEVNIFYHFLYLSAALAVFLMAMTLTQQRVNFSATAYMASAIVACVFVFLPGVVAIRQEVLLWRQIREHPNDIIIEKLQPDELQQNPSKKGEEPKKSFFADVFNKPPRGEDYSILQAIFSIDMLIIFIATLVGLGSCLTAIDNLGQIGEALLYEQKTVKTFVSMVSIWNYSGRVFSGFISEILLMKYKVPRPVLLSAVLFLLSIGLVMIAFPFSGSIYVASLIIGFTFGAQLPLVFAIISEIFGLKHYSTLFNCGQMASPIGSYLFNKELTGRLYDREAKKMPGLGSQKNKVCKGVQCFNLSFKVMALATLIAAFISVILVVRTKEFYKGDLYKRYRVNENENEMIKRYWLKFVAKSIKLRVNLVVKNIFFLSLESDKYLVIWGKV